One region of Streptomyces sp. CG4 genomic DNA includes:
- a CDS encoding ABC transporter ATP-binding protein: MAPHTEQLTRPAVRLRSLTRSFGDRTVLDGIDLDLPAGQFTALLGHSGSGKSTLLRAVAGLDHGVAGSGELTAPEQVSVVFQDSRLLPWRRVLDNVLLGADGRDDVERGRAALAEVGLQGRERAWPGELSGGEAQRAALARALVREPGLLLADEPFGALDALTRIKMHHLLRDLWTRHRPSVLLVTHDVDEAIVLADRVLVLDRGRIGLDLPIDRPHPRSYREPVLGEYRERLLAALGVTEDHR, translated from the coding sequence ATGGCGCCGCACACTGAGCAGCTGACCCGCCCGGCGGTACGGCTGCGGAGCCTGACCCGGTCGTTCGGCGACCGTACGGTGCTCGACGGCATCGATCTGGACCTGCCCGCCGGCCAGTTCACGGCCCTGCTCGGGCACAGCGGTTCGGGGAAGTCCACCCTGCTGCGGGCGGTGGCCGGACTCGACCACGGCGTCGCGGGCAGCGGAGAGCTCACCGCACCGGAGCAGGTCTCGGTCGTCTTCCAGGACTCCCGGCTGCTGCCCTGGCGCCGGGTGCTGGACAACGTCCTGCTGGGCGCGGACGGCAGGGACGACGTCGAGCGCGGCCGGGCCGCACTGGCGGAGGTCGGGTTGCAGGGCCGGGAGCGGGCCTGGCCGGGCGAGCTGTCCGGCGGCGAGGCCCAGCGGGCCGCACTCGCCCGCGCCCTGGTCCGCGAGCCCGGACTCCTGCTGGCCGACGAGCCGTTCGGCGCACTGGACGCGCTCACCAGGATCAAGATGCACCACCTGCTGCGCGATCTGTGGACGCGTCACCGGCCGTCCGTGCTGCTGGTCACCCACGACGTGGACGAGGCGATCGTGCTCGCCGACCGGGTCCTCGTCCTGGACCGGGGCCGGATCGGTCTCGACCTGCCCATCGACCGTCCCCACCCGCGTTCCTACCGGGAGCCGGTGCTGGGCGAGTACCGCGAACGGCTGCTGGCCGCCCTGGGTGTCACGGAGGACCACCGGTGA